In Trichoderma asperellum chromosome 1, complete sequence, a single window of DNA contains:
- a CDS encoding uncharacterized protein (TransMembrane:2 (o33-53i79-96o)) gives MQPNGSSRQSDLADKPTLASTPRSGDLSYPVSFIHFSYSVLNTAAFDPLLFAATRRRSCLMTMSSTCVCKPPIPTQPNLVILSLFSLLALLCHMHADRI, from the coding sequence ATGCAGCCAAATGGCTCGTCACGACAGAGTGATCTGGCGGACAAGCCAACCCTGGCTTCGACACCCCGGTCTGGCGACTTGTCCTATCCTGTCTCTTTTATCCACTTTTCATACTCTGTTCTGAACACCGCTGCCTTTGATCCGCTTCTTTTTGCAGCAACGAGGCGGCGGTCTTGTCTAATGACAATGTCATCAACTTGCGTTTGTAAGCCTCCCATCCCCACGCAGCCGAACCTCGTGATTCTTTCTCTGTTTTCTTTACTTGCGCTTCTCTGTCATATGCACGCGGATCGGATATAG